The Bacillota bacterium genome window below encodes:
- a CDS encoding ABC transporter ATP-binding protein, with protein MALLSVESVVKRFGGVVANDHIDLSIGEGEIVGLIGPNGAGKTTLFNCVAGYLRPDAGTIRFAGRNITGWPPHRTSRAGIARTFQIVKMMESLSVEENVMVGAFSRTDDPEEARMQAREILDLVGLSRARQVYPSQLPLAIQKRVELARALATRPRLLMLDESAAGLSPEEVDVFTQLLRHIHREMRLTLLVIEHVMEFVMGLSDRVVVLASGRTIAEGRPDEITRNVQVIEAYLGEKYARRAGNPGSL; from the coding sequence GTGGCGCTGCTGTCGGTGGAGTCGGTGGTCAAGCGGTTTGGAGGGGTGGTGGCCAACGACCACATCGATCTCTCCATCGGGGAAGGAGAGATCGTGGGCCTCATCGGGCCGAACGGGGCCGGTAAGACGACCCTGTTCAATTGCGTCGCCGGGTATTTGCGCCCGGACGCCGGCACCATCCGGTTCGCGGGCCGAAACATTACCGGTTGGCCACCCCACCGCACCAGCAGGGCCGGCATCGCCCGCACCTTTCAGATCGTGAAGATGATGGAGAGCCTGAGCGTCGAGGAAAACGTCATGGTGGGTGCCTTTTCTCGTACCGACGACCCCGAAGAGGCACGGATGCAGGCCCGTGAGATCCTCGATCTCGTGGGGCTTTCTCGGGCGAGGCAAGTATACCCCTCCCAACTGCCTCTGGCCATTCAAAAGCGCGTGGAACTGGCGCGGGCGCTCGCCACCCGGCCCAGGCTGCTGATGCTGGACGAATCGGCGGCAGGGCTGAGCCCGGAAGAGGTGGACGTGTTCACCCAGCTGCTTCGGCACATCCACCGGGAAATGCGCCTGACGCTGCTGGTCATCGAACATGTCATGGAGTTCGTGATGGGCCTTTCGGATCGGGTGGTCGTGCTAGCCAGCGGACGCACCATCGCCGAGGGCAGGCCGGACGAGATCACGCGCAACGTTCAGGTGATCGAAGCGTATCTGGGTGAGAAGTATGCTCGACGTGCAGGAAATCCGGGTTCATTATAA
- a CDS encoding ABC transporter ATP-binding protein, protein MLDVQEIRVHYNGVPALHSVTFSVNRGELVALVGANGAGKSTTLKAVAGALHPVAGRIVFEGVDISRRSTPDIVRLGITYVPEGRLVFGPLTVEENLMLGAFVVRSRAEIDEQLDYVYQLFPRLKERRRQRAGTLSGGEQQMLAIGRGLMARPKLLMLDEPSLGLMPRLVEELFNSIARLREAGLTILLVEQSAREALELADRGYVLQTGRTLAAGTGEELLRSEIIKKAFLGI, encoded by the coding sequence ATGCTCGACGTGCAGGAAATCCGGGTTCATTATAACGGCGTTCCGGCGCTACACAGCGTGACGTTCAGCGTCAATCGGGGCGAACTGGTCGCCCTGGTGGGTGCCAACGGAGCCGGCAAGAGCACCACGCTCAAGGCCGTCGCAGGCGCGTTGCACCCCGTTGCCGGGCGGATCGTCTTCGAAGGCGTGGACATCAGCCGCCGGTCCACGCCTGACATCGTGCGCCTGGGGATCACCTACGTACCTGAAGGCCGGCTGGTTTTCGGGCCACTGACCGTTGAGGAGAATCTCATGCTGGGTGCGTTCGTGGTTCGCTCCCGGGCTGAGATCGACGAGCAACTCGATTACGTTTATCAGCTTTTCCCCCGGCTGAAGGAGCGCCGGCGGCAGCGGGCCGGCACCCTCAGTGGCGGCGAGCAGCAGATGCTGGCCATCGGGCGAGGGTTGATGGCCCGTCCGAAGCTCCTGATGCTGGACGAGCCCTCCCTGGGCCTCATGCCCAGGCTGGTCGAAGAACTTTTCAACAGTATCGCACGGCTACGGGAGGCAGGTCTCACGATTCTGCTGGTGGAGCAGAGCGCCAGGGAGGCCCTCGAGCTGGCAGACCGGGGCTATGTCCTGCAGACCGGACGAACTCTTGCCGCGGGTACCGGGGAGGAGCTGTTGCGCTCCGAAATCATCAAGAAAGCGTTCCTGGGCATATAG
- a CDS encoding OadG family protein, whose amino-acid sequence MSEVWTGVITALAGMLTVFVILGVLTGSVSLLGRWASGAVGGRSGWASEAVLSPEEERELVALFSAIRVYRPGARPVPGIYALRVNGRERKLRLVELGPGRALLELEDERQLEVRLESPERQVG is encoded by the coding sequence ATGAGCGAGGTTTGGACGGGTGTCATAACTGCCCTGGCGGGCATGCTGACCGTCTTCGTCATCCTCGGCGTCCTGACCGGTTCCGTGTCTCTGTTGGGCCGCTGGGCAAGTGGCGCGGTGGGCGGGCGGTCCGGGTGGGCGTCGGAGGCCGTGCTTTCCCCGGAGGAGGAACGGGAGCTTGTGGCCCTTTTCTCGGCTATCCGGGTATACCGCCCCGGGGCGCGGCCGGTGCCCGGCATCTATGCCCTGAGGGTTAACGGCCGCGAGCGCAAGTTGCGTCTTGTGGAATTGGGCCCGGGTCGTGCCCTTCTGGAGCTCGAGGATGAGCGCCAACTTGAGGTGCGTCTCGAGTCTCCCGAGCGTCAGGTGGGGTAG